CACTTTTAGCCAAATCACTTTTAACGCGCTCTTTTAGGTCGAAATTCAACCAACTAAAACCTAAGAACCTCTAATAAAGCATAATGCGTTTTTTAAGCCTGCCAATTTAATGATGAAGCCATACTTGCCTCTCATTATGGCATTCTGAGTTGCTATTCGATATTCGCCTCCTTTCCAAAATCCTGTCCCAAAGTGCTAAAAAAACCTTCTTATAACTCCTGAATGCGGATATTGGCCAAAAAAAGCACTTTGCTATTTGGCACTCAAATAAAAATAGTTACTTTTGCGCCCGTTACTATTTTTAATCAGTCTAAATAAATATAATATGCTTATAAGGGTACTTTCATTATTCCTTTTGCTGATGAGCGGCACTGCAATGGCACAGCAATCTACCCTATCGGGTAATATCACCGACCAGCACCAGGAGGCGCTTATTGGAGTGAATGTATTGATCAAAGGAGCCCTCAAGGGTACGCAAACTGATGCGCAGGGGCACTTTGAGCTTGATCAGCTGAAGGCGGGGCGCTACACGCTCACCATTTCATATGTTGGCTATAAGGCACAGGAAATTACAGTGGATCTTGGACAGGCAGAAAATCATCAGCTTGGAGCCATTGCCCTTTATGAGGGGAATGAGATTTTGAACAATGTTGTTATTCAGGGTGAGCGCACCAATGCATTTTCCCGGAGTAAGACTGCCTATGTTTCCAAATTGCCTTTGAAGGACATGGAAAATACGCAAGTTTACAGTACTGTTACCAATGAGCTGTTAAAATCTCAGGTGGTAACAAACTTTGATGATGCCCTAAAAAATGCCACCGGCGTGGAACAACTCTGGGCATCTACCGGACGCGGTGGCGACGGTGCAGGCTACTATTCATTACGTGGTTTTTCTGTTCAGCCTCAATTGGTCAACGGACTGCCCGGCCTTACCAACGGGACCATCAACCCCGCCAATATTGAACGTATCGAAGTACTGAAAGGGCCATCGGCCACCCTGTTTGGCAATGCGGTAAGCTCGTATGGCGGACTGATTAATGTGGTTACGAAAAAGCCTTATGTAGGCACCGGAGGTTCGCTTTCCTACACCACGGGGAGCTTCGGTCTGAACCAGATTGTGGGCGATTACAATACACCACTTGGAGAAAACGAGGATATTTATTTCCGCCTGAACACCGCCCATACCAGGCAGCAGAGCTTTCAGGATGCCGGATTCCAAAATTCCTTTTTTATTGCTCCAAGCCTTTCCTATAAAGTCAATAACCGACTTTCCTTCTCGTTCTACGGAGAAATTACCCAAGCTGAGCAAACGAACCCGATGATGTTGTTCCTGAACAGAAGTGTGGAATCTCATGCGAGCAATCTTGAAGAACTCAATTACAACCGTCAGCTTTCTTTTACCAGCAACGACCTTACCCTGGAAAATCCTACTCAGAATTACCGGATGGAGATGAGCTATAAATTATCTGATGCCTGGCAATCACAAACGCTGCTTTCGGCCAGTGGTACGTCCACCAATGGTTACTATTCCTATTTATGGGAAACCGGCGGTACGGGAGACAATGAATTTTCGAGGTTCATCAGTAAGCAAAATGCCCACACCCAAACCACCGACTTTCAGCAGAATTTTACGGGAGATTTTAAAATCGGACAACTGAGAAACCGACTCGTGGTTGGTTTTGACTACTTCACCTCTACGCAAACCAGCAACAACAGTGGCTACATATTTTATGGCGCCATTACCCCGGATGGCCTGCGCAACGACAGTGCCGATTTTCCGCTGTCGCAGGCAGGTGTTGATCAGGCACTGGCTGATCAGCCCATAGGACACCTCAAATCAAGACACAGCATCATGAGCTCCTATGTATCGAATGTCATCAATTTCACCCCTCGCCTATCGGCGATGGTAGGTTTGCGCCTTGACCATTTCAATAATGAGGGCGACCTCAATAACACTGATGACCGCTACGAGCAAACCACCCTTTCCCCAAAGGTTGGAGTGATGTATCAGCCAATTATGCATAAGCTGTCGCTGTTTGCCAACTATCAAAATGGCTTCCAGAATATTGCCCCACAGCTGGTCGGTGATCCGGAATCCGGTCCTCAGCAAATCGTTGTTTACAAGCCAGAGCGCGCCAATCAGTTTGAATTTGGTGTGAAGTCCAATTTCCTTGAAGATCGTCTGAATGCCACGGTCAGCTATTATAACATTGAAGTTTCTGACCGCGTGATGATCGACCCTGAGAATCCTTTCAATAAAATTCAGGATGGGGCCGTTCGAAGCGAAGGCGTTGAGATTGAGGTCAATGCCAATCCGGTAAAAGGGCTGAATCTCCGTGCCGGTTTCAGTCATAATGAAAGCACCACCACACAAACCGATGACCCGCTGATTTTGGGACAGCGCCCATTGGAGGCCGGCCCGAAGATGCTCTTTAATTTTTGGTCAAGCTACCAGTTCAGCCATGGACCTGTTCAGGGGCTTGGAGCAGGTTTCGGACTGAATGGCGCCAGCGAACGATACGTGAAAAACTATACCACCACCGGCGACTTTATTTTGCCAAGCTATATGGTGGCGAGTGCCTCGGTATATTTCCAGAAAGACAGCTACCGCATCAGTCTGAAAGTAAATAACCTTTTTGATGAGGAGTACTATAAAGGCTGGACCACGATAACGCCTCAGGCGCCTCGGGCTTTTCTGGCTAATTTCACCTATTCATTCTAATTTTCCCTGTGGGCACGGCCATCGCTTTGCCCACTTTAACTTTTCGGTTTATGCGCATAAAAAAGAAGGTTTTACAACTCCACAAACTACTCGGACTGCTTACGGGTCTGGTGGTTTTTATCGTTTCGGTAACGGGCTGCTGTTGGGTGTTTAAGTCGGAAATTCAGCAACTTACCCAAACAGCGATTCACATTCCGGTGGAAAGTTCCCCTTTGCTTACCCCTACACAAATCGAAAAAATTGCCCATAAAAAATACCCCAATAGGTTGATTCACGGTGTAATTTATGGTCAGGCCGATGAACCCATCACGCTGGTTTATTATGAGTTTGAGCCTGAATTTTATCATAGCTTATATATTCACCCCTACACCGGAGAAATTCTGGCGGAGGAGAATCACCTTGGCGGATTTTTTGGCACTGTACTGCGGGGGCATGTGCGCTTGTGGCTTCCCAAAGCCATTGGTGAACCGCTGGTGAGGTGGTCTATTCTCATTTTTGTAGTGATGCTTTTTTCGGGCATCATTTTGTGGTGGCCAAAAAAGAAAAAGCACCTGAACCAACGGCTTAAATTTAAATGGAAGCCATCTACTGGCTGGAAAAGGAAAAATTTCGACCTGCATGCCATTCTCGGGTTTTACATTTGCGGCCTTGCCCTGATCCTCTCTTTTACGGGGCTGGTGATGTCTTTTGAATGGATTCAGAAAGGGGTGTATTTCGGCTTGGGCGGAACAAAAAATCCAACTTATGAAATCCCACAACAGCTGTCGGAAGCCATTCCCGCGGACCGCCCAGCGATCGATCGACTTCTCGGAATGATGCAAAAAGAATATCCCCAAGGGGAAAAAATCGAAATCCATTATCCGTATACCGACAAGGATTGTATTCTTGTAGAGGTGGTCCGGACGGAAGGGGTAATTTACAATGCTGACTACCGCTATTTTGATCAGCGTACGCTTGAAGAAGTTAAAGGTAACACGATTTACGATGCCTATAAAAATGCCCACTTGGCCGATAAAGTGCTCCGGATGAACTATGACATTCATGTTGGGGCTATTGGTGGCATTGCAGGAAAAATCATTGCATTTTTTGTGAGCTTACTCACAGCCACCCTACCCCTGAGTGGTTTTATGCTTTGGTATGGCCGACGCCATAAAAAGAGTCGCAAGAAATCATCCAAGGAAAAAAAAGCCCTTGAATTAAAATAATACAATAAGCGATTGATCAATTTTAGGTGCACTAAGTTGATCAATCGCTTTTTTGTTTTAGTCAGTGTCTTAATTATTCCACCAGATTGTCGCATTGATGTCGTCCACGCCGTTCATTGTCCGATCGATGGCATTTCGCATATTTTCATGATTCGACATGGCCTCAAAAGATGGGTACATGAATCGTTTTGCAGGATAGTCACCATTGTTCACCTGTGCCGTATGGTCGAGTTTCAGGGCAGGGAATCCCGTTCTCTGGTAATCGAACCAGCATTCAAAAGGATTGGCAAACTGCGCAATATATTTTTGAGTGAGCACCTGTTCCAGTTCACCGGAAAAGGCGACCTCCGCCTGTGCCAAATAGGCTTCAGGGGTTAGCCCACTTCCGCCATAGTTATTCCAAAATGCTATGGAAGAGGTTACCGCCCGGTTATAGTGGATTTCCGCCTCCCCATTAATCCAGTTTTTCAGTACCGCCTCCGCAAGCAGAAATTCCTGTTCAGCATAACTCATAAAAGTTGCGTTGGCATAGGCGCCGTTATCCAAAAAACTTTGGTTCAGGGTGGCGTAACGGTGATTTTGAGGGTCGGCATCGAATTGCGCAATGGTATATCCTATGGGGCAGCCAACCCATTCCGTTTCGCCCTGCGGACGTTCATAGTATGCTGAACGGCGGGGATCATTCAGCCCATTCATCATTTCCGCCATGGTAACGGATAATCTCCTGAGGTTAAAATCCGTTTCCCGCCAGAGAAATACAGGGGAAAGGTCCGGCGCGACGCCCGAAAAAGTATACATGGCATTGGTGGTGAGCAAGGGACGCTGAGCGACCTCCGCAAATTGACTGATTTTGGAAGGGTCTTTGGTGATCATGCGTGCAAGAAGGCGCAACTGCAGGGCATTGCCAAAGCCTTGCCATGCTTCTACGTCGCCATCAAAGATAAAATCACCACCGCTAATCATCCCTGTTTCATCTGCCATAAACAACTGGTCTGCACGGTTCAGCTTCACTAAAAGGGAGTCATAAATAACCGCCTGAGGATCATAAGCAGGGCGAAGCAAATTTTCATCGAGCCGCCATGCCTGACGGTAAGGCACATCGCCAAAAGCATCTGTGGCCAGACTCATCAGATAGGCCTCCATCACCAGGGAAGCCCCTTCATATGCTTTCTGTTCCAAAGCATGGGCTTTTTGATTCATGTCCCGCACATTGGTCATGTTCAGGTAGATCATGTCCCAAAGTTCTTCGCCCGTATCCGGCGACCAGTTGAAATTTTCAAAGGAACGCTGCCCACCAATTTTACCGGAGGAATACTGCACCACATCGGTCATAATGTCCATATTTCGATCGGCGAGGGTTCTTCCTGCCTCAAAAATAACATTTCCCAGAAGGGCGCCGGGGCTTACCGCCGTAGGGTCGTTTTTATCGGTATTGATTTCTTTGAACTGATCAATACAAGCGCTTAATCCCAAAACAAGGGTTACGCCAGCAGCAAAGGATTTATATTTTTTAAACATGATCATGATTTTTTAGGAAGAGGAACGGACCCAAATGTATAAGCAAGGCATTGAACGCCATTGTTGGAGACGGCTTGGCGATAAGGAAAACCTGACCTGCCAATGGGCTTCATGCACTGGGCTCATTTCCTCCATAAAGATTTAGAAAGTCATATTGATATTGAAGCCAAAGTTGCGGGTGGAAGGCAGCTGCCCCACCTCAAAACCCGGAATGGTATAACCGGCATTCATGGTCATATTTTCGGGATCGATATAAGGTGTTTTTGACCACATCCACAGGTTGCGCCCAACGGCTGATACCCGCAGCGATTGCAGGCCTACTTTGGAGATCATCTGCTGAGGAAAAGAGTAGCCGATGGAGAGTTCCCGAAGCTTCACAAAAGTGGCATCAAAGGTATTGGCCTCCATATTGTTTCGGGCAAATTTCTCTGTATAATAGGTTTGCGCATCTACCTCATGTTCAAAAGTATGGAAATTCCCTTCGCTGTCGCGGTACACCCCATCGGTGATCAACACGCCTCCATTACGGCCCGGCAATGTTTCTTCCGCCAGGCCTGAAGCGTAGATATTGGAGTGGAAGTACGAATAAATACTTCCTCCTTTTCGGACATCAAAGAGGGCGCTCAAATGCCAGTTTTTATAAGAGAATTCATTACGAAGCCCCATCGTCCAGTCAGGATTATAATTCCCCCAAATTTCAGCTTCGTCTTTTCTCAGGGCCTGTCCGGCTTCATTATAAATGATCATGCCATGGTAGGGACTCGAAGGATCCTGCACCCGCTGATAGCCATAGCCCGAAAGGGCGCCCATTCTTTCGCCCACTTCAGCAATGACGGTCTGGGTTCCCGGCGAGGAACCTCCATCCGTAGGCCGTGCAATCACATAGGCATCAATGTCCTGGGCAAGCGACTTGATCTCATTGAAATTTCGGGTAAAGTTTCCACTGAAATTCCACTTGAAATTTTCCCTTTCAATCAAAAGGGCATTCCAGGCAATTTCAATTCCCCGATTCTGAATATGACCAGCATTTAAAAGCGTTTCGGTATATCCGGTAGTGGTGGAAACCGGCGCCACGAGAATCTGATCCCTTGAATCCATATGATAATAGGTCAGGTCCATGGTCAGGCGGCTGTCGAAAAAATGGGCATCCAAGCCCAACTCAAAGGAGGTGGTCATTTCCGGTTTCAAATTCGCATTGGGGTTCAGGTTGGGGTTCGTGTTGGTCCCAGGCAATGCACCAGATACATAGGTGGCATAAGTCATATAGGGGTCGGTATCGTTCCCCACCATGGCAAAGCCTCCTCTAATCTTGGTATAATTCAAAAATTTAGGCATCTCAATCAACTCCGATAATATCAGGGAAGTGGACACCGAAGGGTAAAAGAAGGAGAATTTATTCTGATTTCCATTCTCCGCAAAAGGATTCACCAGTGTGGAAGACCAGTCGTTTCGGGCGGTAACATCTACAAACCAAACATCTTTAAAAGCCATTTGGGCCGTTCCATAAATGCCCATTATAGCCCGTTCAGTATTCAGTTGGCTTACTGTAGGGTTGCCCTTAAAGTTATTGATAGAATACACTCCTGGGGTGGTCAGACCTACTCCATGGGTCATGGAGTTGGTTCTTTTCTGACGCATCATGTTCATTCCACCAACAAAAGTACCCTTCCAGTTGGGGCCAATCTCCTCCTTATAAGTGGTAATCCAGTCGAAATTATTTTCCTGATAGCCATATTTCTCCTCCCGGTACATTCCTTCCAGATTTCGGGTTGAAGAAAAAGCCTCACGGCTTGTACGGTGTTCATTATAGTAATCTGTTCCTCCGCGCAGCATGGTGGCTACTTTCTCGGAAATTTCATAATTTAGATTGAAGTTGGCGATCAGTCGATTTTTGTCGAGGGTATTTTTAAACTCATTGGCCACAAAATATGGGTTGTTACCCCCATTGGTGCCATCTTCCATAAAACGGGCGGAATACTGCTGATTGTGCTCCATGCCGGGCATCCAGTAATTTTTTCCCCAACTGACATCCGCATTCAGAGGAGTGAAACCGTTGCGGTCATAAAAGTTGTACATCACCGCCCCCGCACCATGTCCGACCGAAGTGATATTATCCGAACCAGAATGAATATAGTTCACCGTGGTGTTCAGGCTCAGTTTATTGGTCAGCTGATTTTTTGCAGCATAATTGATGCTGTTACGCTTCAGCTCATTGGAAGGGGTAATCCCTGTTTTATAGGTGTTGGTATACGATAGTCGATAGGTGTCTTGTCCGTTACCTCCAGAAATCGCCACATTGTTGGTGGCCGAAACCCCTGTTTCAAAAAAATCCTCGATCATCGTGTGCCCTCGGGAAATATTCGGCATCATCTCCACGCCCTGCGCTCCATAAACCGGACGAACCGTGCCATCCATTCGGTCTCCCCAGTGGCCGGTGAGCTTGCCTTCTGCCGGTCCGTACTGACCCTGAAACCGCGGCTTCATCAATAATGTCTCGAAAGTAATATTGCTGTTGATCTCCACCTGAAAGCGATCCTGTCCTTTTTTCGTGGTAATCATGATCACGCCATTGGCAGCACGAGAACCGTACAGCGCTGCGGCATTGGCACCTTTGAGCACCGTAATGTCCTCAATATCGTCGGAGGAAAGTTCTGAAGCACCATTGCCAAAATCTACGGGTAAATTTCCTGCGTTGGCCGCAAAATCTCCAGAGCCTTCGGTATTGTTTGATATCGGCACGCCATCAATGACGAACAAAGGGCCATTGGCTGAAAGGTTGAGGGAGGATTCCCCGCGCAGGGTGATTCGCGACGAACCGGCCACGCCGCCAGTAGAGCCGACCACCTGCAAACCTGCGACCTTGCCGGCCAGAGAGTTGGTGAAGTTGGTGGATTTTGTTTCTGCCAAATCGGCTGTCGGGACGATGGAAGCCGCATAGCCGAGCGACTTTTCTGTCCGCTTGATGCCAAGCGCTGTTACCACTACACCCGACAATTCCATGGAGACTTCCTTCAGGGCGATATCCATGGCTGTTTGTGTCCCGACAATAATTCGTTCCGTCTCATAACCAATAAAAGAGACAACCAAAGTGGCCGAGGCTTCAGCTTCAAGCTCGAAATTGCCTTCAATATCTGTAAAAGTTCCTGCCTGTGCGCCTTCAATGGCCAAGGTAACCCCTATGATGGGCTCCCCGGTGGTGGCATCAATTACACGCCCTTTTACGGTGTGGCTCTGTGCGGCCACCGTATAACTATTTGCTGTTCGCTCAGGTGATGCTTCCTCTGCCACGGCGGATCCAAAGTTGAACATCCCCATCATGATGGACGCTGCAGTGCAGTGGATTAGCTTTCTTTTTGAAAACTGCAAAGGGTAAAAGTTTTGCAAACTCATCTCAATAATTTAGAATAAATGCTGGCGAAATACGCCTTTAAAATATTGTGTTTATCATCATCCAAAAGTGAGTATTTCGCGATATTTTACTCACTTATTTTTTTTGATGACACAATATTACCGCATTTAAAAAGTAAATAAGGCGAAGAATACCTTATCAAATTATCAACCTTAAATTAGGTCTGTTCGCCATTCAAATTAAAAAGATTAGACCTGCTGTGGTTTCCCATTACATAAAAAGGACAAGGTTAAATATCCAACGGAATTTGTTTAGAAAATCATTCATTTTCTAATTCATGCTGAAGTTTACCCTTATTGATGTTACGCCTACTTTACCAAAAACTAAAACTGTTAATGATTTATTGAAGATTAACCTGTGATTGAGATGCCTAAATCAGGCCTGTAATTAAGATCACCACTTTGCGCATGTTGAATATCGTCACACCTAAACTGTTGATATCGTATGGAGTCTAAACCTGTCAAAACGCTCATCTAAAATGTTCATTGGTGCATGTGATAAGTCGAGGGATTACGATCAGGCGATTCCGTCCTGGAATAGCAAAACGTAGCATGGCACATCACAAAAAGGCCTCGCTACATGGGCAAGGTGGATGGAAGTTCCATCAATATCAAATTGATATAATTATTCCAATATGTGCTGCAACAAAAATTGTTGAACATAGATTTAACAAGTATCACCATTTCAATATTTATTAAACCTATCAGATTGATTCAACATGAATAAATTACACTTGACACTACTTGTTATGCTGATTTTTGCAGGAGTTCTGAAGGCACAGGATCAGGGCACAAAGGGCATATCAGTAGGAGCGGGATTTTATACCACCAATGAAATACTGAATACTTTTGAGGACATTGCCAACGGGGCTTCCTTTGGCAATGTATCTGCCGGGCCGGCGATCAGTATCACTTACAAAGTGGCGATTAAAGACCGGTGGTTTGTATATGCTGATGCGGCCTACCAGTCAATTTCTGAGGATATTTTCCTGAATGGCAACAAGGAAGGTGATGTGAGTCACCGATTTTTCACCGTGGGGTTTGGCACCGAATACCATTACGTCAGTGGCGACCTGATACAGGCTTACAGTGGAGTCAGTATTGCCTATACTTCCCAAACCCACGACTATACCCTGCCACCAAATTCTGTGGTATCGGAGAGCAGTAACGATAATTATGTCGGATTTCAGGTGAATGCATTGGGCATACGCGTGGGTAGAAAGTTGGCAGGTTTCCTTGAACTTGGATTTGGATACCGAGGGGTGGCGAACGTCGGCTTATCCTATCAGTTCTAAAAAGATACCATTGTATATTTAAAGGAAGATCCATCAGTGTATTTGACTGATGGATCTTTTTTTCGCCTTCAATGAGGCAGCAAAAGAGAGGTGCACCGTGGTGTGTTTTTCCTACAACAAACTTGAATCACAACTTACAATAAAGGCAATGCTCTCTCCCATTTTGCGCCTACATCACCTGCTATTTTTTGATCAGTTTAAAGGATTTATCCCCTGCAATGACCACATGGTAGATGCCCGAAGGACAATGCGCAAGATTCAACTGCATTTCGCTGCCTGAGGCCGTAAGCTGATAAATCAACGCACCCGATGGGCTGAATACCTGAACTTCCACTCCTGCTGCCAGCTCCGTGATCGTCAGTTTTCCTGAAGTTGGGTTCGGGTAGACATGCCCCACCTGAGCAGCCTCATTGCTTAGGATCACCTCTTCAAATACCACCTTAAAGGTCGCATTGTCGGTGATTCTCGGTGTTTTCCAAGAGTACACCCCCTGCGAAATATTGAGATCTTCTTCGGGAATTTCCACCTCATTGAAATACACCGCCGCAAGTTCCGATTTTTCAGCAGCTTGGAACTCAAAGGTAATTTCACGCTTAATTTCTACTTCCAGCATGTCCTCCGTGAGCTCTTCTCCGCCGATCATCAGCAACCCAGGCCCTTCTTTTTCAACGGTAAGTTCATAGGTGATTTTTTCAAATGTTGCCGCAATGCTGTGTGCTGACATTACCTCAGAGAACGTATAAGACGTTTGCACCGCTACTTCAACACCATCAATCATCAAACTTGCAATTCGATAATCGGCTTTGGGTTCAATGCTAAAAGTGATGCTGCCTCCCTCGATGACTGAAAGCTTCGTCGGGTTTAACAACTCAGCCGTATTAATTGCGCCATTTTGATCCGAAGAAATCGTGATTTCGTGGGCGTGAATGAGTCCTTTCAAATAAGGTCTGATATTGAGATCCATAGCGGGGATCTGCGCTAAAAACCAGTCATTTTCAAAATCCCAATCCACAAAAGTAGTGTCGGTTGCTCCTTGCGCAAAGGCAACGGTAGGTAATCCAAACGAAACCGAATCGATCCCTGCATTGGCATACACCCCTACGGTCTGAAAATCAAAATAGCTGTTCTTGGTAACCTCCAAATCGCTACCAGCAAATAAGCCGCCAGCACCATCGGTGCCAGAACCCACTGCCTTGCCATACACCTTTCCAGAAACCCAGCAATTTTCGATGTATATTGGGTCAGGGTCAATAGGGCCAGGAGGTAAGATATCAATCCAGGGACCAATACCACCGCCGGAAGCAGCATCTCCAGCAATACCACCAACATAGGAGGCACTGTAATCATTCCCTACCGTTCCGGTGACAAAACAATAGCTGACCGTGGCCCCCATTTCTCCAACAATCCCCCCGACAAGATTCATGGCATTACCGATAGTACCGTTCATAAAGCAGCGGCTGATCGGCGAATCGTTGTGTCCGGCTATTCCGCCAATTTTATTCGGTCCATCAAACTCTCCATCTTCGACGTTAACACCTAAGATCTCCCCACTGAATGAACAGCTTTCAAGCTTGGCCATCGCAAAAACAGTATGCCCATGCGTACCGGCTATACCGCCCACGTTTTCATATCCCTGAATCAACCCATCGATATGGCAATGCATAATCTCGCCAAATTCATTTTTACCAAAAATACCACCGACATTCTTTTTACCCAGAATATTCACTTGACTCAAGGTGAGGTTTTTCACTGATGAGGGCACTTCATTCATCGGGTCAAACCCAAAAGCCTCTGTAAAAAGACCTACATTTTCCCCTTCAGGAAGATTGATGTGTAAACCTGTGATGGTATACCCTTTACCGTCCAGTTTACTGTTCCAGTTTTGAATCGGCTTAAAGCCATCGCCCAAATGCCACTGTGCCGTTTCGGTCGCGTCAATATCCTGCGTAAGCTCAAAGTAGCTGTTACTGTATTGCGTGGTATGATAGCTCAGTTGTGCAAGATCCTCAACATCTGAAATCAGATACGGTGACGCTTCGGTACCCGCTCCGGCAAGATTAAGATTACTGCGCAAATGCACTTCTACAGGTGCGATTTCTCCACCCTGATAGGTGAAAGTATAGGGGTTTTCAGTAACGAAATTATCATTGATAAACCAGGCATTGAAAGTGTACCCTGCAAGTGGCTGTACCTGAAGCACTACCTCATCTCCAATGTTTACCCCTCCTGCACCCGTAATAAATTTTACCGCCGGATTTTCTTCTACGGAAATATACCCATCGTAAAGTAGCCATTGTAAAAGAGGGCGTGTGTTTACATCAAAGTCAGTGTCCGATTGAATCTCCCACTGGGCATCAAAATTGAAAAAATTGAACTGCTCCTCAGATTCAAAATCGGAGGTTTCCAAACCAAAGGATTCCTCACTTCCTGCAGAAAATTCCTGTCCTGTGGTGGTCTTGTCCCAGTAAGATAAACGGATGTTTCCACCACCTTCCCCAGCAATACCGCCCGCATTCAGGCCATTGACCTCACCAGTGGCAAGGGCAAAAGTGATCGTCCCCTCTTCAATACCAGCAATACCGCCGACGTTCGTTCCTCGGGCATTCACTGAGGCCGAAGAAAAAACATGATCCATCGTGCTGCTCGATCCCTGCGACCGCCCCACGATACCTCCGACGGCATCATTACCTGCTACCGATCC
This genomic interval from Persicobacter psychrovividus contains the following:
- a CDS encoding SusD/RagB family nutrient-binding outer membrane lipoprotein yields the protein MFKKYKSFAAGVTLVLGLSACIDQFKEINTDKNDPTAVSPGALLGNVIFEAGRTLADRNMDIMTDVVQYSSGKIGGQRSFENFNWSPDTGEELWDMIYLNMTNVRDMNQKAHALEQKAYEGASLVMEAYLMSLATDAFGDVPYRQAWRLDENLLRPAYDPQAVIYDSLLVKLNRADQLFMADETGMISGGDFIFDGDVEAWQGFGNALQLRLLARMITKDPSKISQFAEVAQRPLLTTNAMYTFSGVAPDLSPVFLWRETDFNLRRLSVTMAEMMNGLNDPRRSAYYERPQGETEWVGCPIGYTIAQFDADPQNHRYATLNQSFLDNGAYANATFMSYAEQEFLLAEAVLKNWINGEAEIHYNRAVTSSIAFWNNYGGSGLTPEAYLAQAEVAFSGELEQVLTQKYIAQFANPFECWFDYQRTGFPALKLDHTAQVNNGDYPAKRFMYPSFEAMSNHENMRNAIDRTMNGVDDINATIWWNN
- a CDS encoding SusC/RagA family TonB-linked outer membrane protein, which gives rise to MSLQNFYPLQFSKRKLIHCTAASIMMGMFNFGSAVAEEASPERTANSYTVAAQSHTVKGRVIDATTGEPIIGVTLAIEGAQAGTFTDIEGNFELEAEASATLVVSFIGYETERIIVGTQTAMDIALKEVSMELSGVVVTALGIKRTEKSLGYAASIVPTADLAETKSTNFTNSLAGKVAGLQVVGSTGGVAGSSRITLRGESSLNLSANGPLFVIDGVPISNNTEGSGDFAANAGNLPVDFGNGASELSSDDIEDITVLKGANAAALYGSRAANGVIMITTKKGQDRFQVEINSNITFETLLMKPRFQGQYGPAEGKLTGHWGDRMDGTVRPVYGAQGVEMMPNISRGHTMIEDFFETGVSATNNVAISGGNGQDTYRLSYTNTYKTGITPSNELKRNSINYAAKNQLTNKLSLNTTVNYIHSGSDNITSVGHGAGAVMYNFYDRNGFTPLNADVSWGKNYWMPGMEHNQQYSARFMEDGTNGGNNPYFVANEFKNTLDKNRLIANFNLNYEISEKVATMLRGGTDYYNEHRTSREAFSSTRNLEGMYREEKYGYQENNFDWITTYKEEIGPNWKGTFVGGMNMMRQKRTNSMTHGVGLTTPGVYSINNFKGNPTVSQLNTERAIMGIYGTAQMAFKDVWFVDVTARNDWSSTLVNPFAENGNQNKFSFFYPSVSTSLILSELIEMPKFLNYTKIRGGFAMVGNDTDPYMTYATYVSGALPGTNTNPNLNPNANLKPEMTTSFELGLDAHFFDSRLTMDLTYYHMDSRDQILVAPVSTTTGYTETLLNAGHIQNRGIEIAWNALLIERENFKWNFSGNFTRNFNEIKSLAQDIDAYVIARPTDGGSSPGTQTVIAEVGERMGALSGYGYQRVQDPSSPYHGMIIYNEAGQALRKDEAEIWGNYNPDWTMGLRNEFSYKNWHLSALFDVRKGGSIYSYFHSNIYASGLAEETLPGRNGGVLITDGVYRDSEGNFHTFEHEVDAQTYYTEKFARNNMEANTFDATFVKLRELSIGYSFPQQMISKVGLQSLRVSAVGRNLWMWSKTPYIDPENMTMNAGYTIPGFEVGQLPSTRNFGFNINMTF
- a CDS encoding TonB-dependent receptor, with the protein product MLIRVLSLFLLLMSGTAMAQQSTLSGNITDQHQEALIGVNVLIKGALKGTQTDAQGHFELDQLKAGRYTLTISYVGYKAQEITVDLGQAENHQLGAIALYEGNEILNNVVIQGERTNAFSRSKTAYVSKLPLKDMENTQVYSTVTNELLKSQVVTNFDDALKNATGVEQLWASTGRGGDGAGYYSLRGFSVQPQLVNGLPGLTNGTINPANIERIEVLKGPSATLFGNAVSSYGGLINVVTKKPYVGTGGSLSYTTGSFGLNQIVGDYNTPLGENEDIYFRLNTAHTRQQSFQDAGFQNSFFIAPSLSYKVNNRLSFSFYGEITQAEQTNPMMLFLNRSVESHASNLEELNYNRQLSFTSNDLTLENPTQNYRMEMSYKLSDAWQSQTLLSASGTSTNGYYSYLWETGGTGDNEFSRFISKQNAHTQTTDFQQNFTGDFKIGQLRNRLVVGFDYFTSTQTSNNSGYIFYGAITPDGLRNDSADFPLSQAGVDQALADQPIGHLKSRHSIMSSYVSNVINFTPRLSAMVGLRLDHFNNEGDLNNTDDRYEQTTLSPKVGVMYQPIMHKLSLFANYQNGFQNIAPQLVGDPESGPQQIVVYKPERANQFEFGVKSNFLEDRLNATVSYYNIEVSDRVMIDPENPFNKIQDGAVRSEGVEIEVNANPVKGLNLRAGFSHNESTTTQTDDPLILGQRPLEAGPKMLFNFWSSYQFSHGPVQGLGAGFGLNGASERYVKNYTTTGDFILPSYMVASASVYFQKDSYRISLKVNNLFDEEYYKGWTTITPQAPRAFLANFTYSF
- a CDS encoding PepSY-associated TM helix domain-containing protein — protein: MRIKKKVLQLHKLLGLLTGLVVFIVSVTGCCWVFKSEIQQLTQTAIHIPVESSPLLTPTQIEKIAHKKYPNRLIHGVIYGQADEPITLVYYEFEPEFYHSLYIHPYTGEILAEENHLGGFFGTVLRGHVRLWLPKAIGEPLVRWSILIFVVMLFSGIILWWPKKKKHLNQRLKFKWKPSTGWKRKNFDLHAILGFYICGLALILSFTGLVMSFEWIQKGVYFGLGGTKNPTYEIPQQLSEAIPADRPAIDRLLGMMQKEYPQGEKIEIHYPYTDKDCILVEVVRTEGVIYNADYRYFDQRTLEEVKGNTIYDAYKNAHLADKVLRMNYDIHVGAIGGIAGKIIAFFVSLLTATLPLSGFMLWYGRRHKKSRKKSSKEKKALELK